One window of the Strix uralensis isolate ZFMK-TIS-50842 chromosome 3, bStrUra1, whole genome shotgun sequence genome contains the following:
- the TP53I3 gene encoding quinone oxidoreductase PIG3, giving the protein MLAAYFDCPGGPGNLYVKEVEKPHPGEGEVLVKVSASALNRADLLQRRGKYPPPKGASDILGLEAAGSVAGLGPGCKGRWKTGDAVMALLSGGGQAEYVTVPEGYLMPIPHDMTFIQAAAIPEAWLTAFQLLHFVGKVQKGERVLIHAGASGVGMAAIQLVRLAKAIPIVTAGTQEKLKATANTGAAAGFNYKNEDFSEKVLTFTQGSGVDIILDCVGGSYWEKNLNCLSTDGRWIIYGLLSGGEVHGDLFARLLSKRASIHTSLLRSRDKEYKERLVKAFTEDVLPYFSGGTSPHLQPVVDSIYPLHEIAEAHRLMEENKNIGKIVIKMPASS; this is encoded by the exons ATGTTGGCAGCCTATTTTGATTGCCCAGGAGGCCCAGGAAATCTCTATGTGAAAGAAGTGGAGAAACCACATCCAGGAGAAGGAGAAGTTCTTGTGAAGGTCTCTGCCAGTGCTCTTAATAGGGCTGATTTACTccag agGAGAGGGAAGTACCCTCCCCCCAAAGGAGCAAGTGATATTTTAGGCTTAGAAGCAGCTGGAAGTGTGGCTGGGCTCGGACCTGGCTGCAAGGGCCGGTGGAAGACTGGCGATGCAGTGATGGCTCTGCTCTCCGGAGGTGGCCAGGCAGAATACGTTACAGTACCTGAAGGCTACCTGATGCCAATTCCGCATGATATGACTTTTATTCAGGCTGCAGCCATTCCCGAAGCCTGGTTAACAGCCTTTCAGCTGCTGCATTTTGTAG GTAAAGTACAGAAGGGCGAGAGAGTGTTGATCCACGCTGGAGCTAGCGGAGTTGGCATGGCAGCCATTCAGTTGGTAAGACTGGCAAAAGCTATTCCCATCGTGACAGCAGGAACTCAAGAGAAACTGAAAGCAACAGCAAACACTGGAGCAGCTGCGGGGTTCAACTACAAGAATGAAGATTTTAGTGAAAAGGTCTTGACATTCACCCAAG GTTCTGGAGTAGATATTATTTTAGATTGTGTTGGTGGCTCATACTGGGAGAAGAATCTCAACTGTCTGAGTACGGATGGCCGGTGGATTATTTATGGACTACTGAGTGGAGGTGAAGTACATGGAGATTTGTTTGCAAGGCTGCTTTCCAAGAGAGCGAGCATCCATACAAGTCTATTACGATCACGAGACAAGGAG tataAGGAACGGCTGGTGAAAGCTTTCACAGAAGACGTGCTGCCATATTTTTCTGGAGGAACCTCCCCTCATCTCCAACCAGTTGTTGACAGCATTTACCCTCTGCACGAGATTGCAGAGGCACACAGGCtcatggaagaaaacaagaatattgGCAAAATTGTCATCAAAATGCCTGCTTCATCTTAA
- the SF3B6 gene encoding splicing factor 3B subunit 6, producing MAMQAAKRANIRLPPEVNRILYIRNLPYKITAEEMYDIFGKYGPIRQIRVGNTPETRGTAYVVYEDIFDAKNACDHLSGFNVCNRYLVVLYYNANRAFQKMDTKKKEEQLKLLKEKYGINTDPPK from the exons ATGGCGATGCAAGCGGCGAAGCGAGCCAAC ATTCGGCTGCCTCCAGAAGTGAATCGGATCCTGTATATTAGGAACCTGCCATATAAAATCACAGCGGAGGAAATGTATGATATTTTTGGGAAATACGGGCCTATTCGACAAATCAGAGT TGGAAACACTCCTGAAACTAGAGGAACAGCCTATGTGGTCTATGAAGACATCTTTGATGCCAAAAATGCTTGTGATCACCTGTCGGGATTCAACGTGTGCAACAGATACCTCGTTGTTTTGTACTATAATGCAAACAGG GCATTCCAAAAGATGGAcacaaagaagaaagaggaacagCTTAAGCTTCTCAAGGAAAAATACGGAATTAATACAGACCCACCAAAATAA